The stretch of DNA GAGGCGGTATTCGACCTTAACCCTCTCGGGGGCGCAAAGTATTCCTACAACGGGATAAATATCCCGGTTGTTTCATTAACCGGGGATATGGGTCTGAATATCCATCTTGTCTATCCGCTATCCAAAGAGGGGGTCGACCATTTCGGGTTCGGCATCGGGGCGTTCAGTTCGATGATCGCGCCGTCCGACGTCTCCGGCGACTAAACCAACCTCTCGATGAATACCCATTGGTTCAAAATGATCGGAGTGCTCACCTACTCGATGATTATTAACTGCTTCTATCTGAACATAGACGTAGGCGCATACTATGCTGCCGGGGACGGCGGCTCGCGCACGGTGGAAATTACGGATAATTGGTACACCCAGCTCGAGTATGACCGAATCAAGTACATGACGCCGGAACAGTTCAACCCTGATTACGGTCTGCATTTCCGTCTCGGTATCGGATTCGGTATCCCCAATGACGAAGTTTACTATGAAACAGGTATCTGGTATCCCACTGTCGTCGGATTTTCAACCGGAATCTCCGTGAATATCAGCTTCGCGGAATTATTGAACCTTCCCGCGGAGGACTATAATCAGTACTGGGATATCGGATTGTGGATGGGAATCCCGTTTTTCCTGCAAATTTAGCGGAAACACTTATCTATTTCCCGAAAATATCGACAATTAAGTATATCCGCGCGGGAGGGAAATATGAAAGAAGCCGATGTGACTATGAAAGACGGGAAAATCTGGGTAAACATTCATCTCGACGAGCAGTTGAATTTTATCCGCAAGTTCGAGAGCGGAAAAGAAGCGATCGAGTATCTCCGTCAGGAGCATATCCTCAAGGAATGCGCATAATTATCGCATAGTTAAGTTAACGTTAGTTCTATTATTATCAACAATATTTCTTAAATTCTCACTATTTCTTTGACATTTTCATGCCCCGTTATAAAATCATAACGATGATTTAGGGGGTTTTTATGAAATATTTTTATCGATTCGTGGGTTTTGTATTCCTATCCGCGTGCATCGCAATCCCGGCTCATTCGTTTATGATAGGGGAATTCAAGTATAATATGTGCTTCCTCGGCGGAAATAAGTATGCCTACGCGGGGCATGAAATCCCGGCGGGGAGTTTTAACGGCGACCTCGGGCTGGACCTCCATTTCGTATACCCCGTGAAGAAGTATTCCCCCGACCATATCGGGATCGGCGTGGGGGCGTACTCCACGACTTTCTGGGTATCCGGTTACGGCGGGAGCGTGCTCACCTCCGATCATTACTGGCTGAGTCTCTATAGTTTCTGGTGGAAATTCCCGCTCACCTTTACCTACTCGTATATCGATAACTGCGCGTTTTTTAATATCGAAGCGGGGGTGTATTATGCCGTCCAGAACACGGGCAGCCGCGATATCGAGATCGACGCGGCGGGTATAAACGAGAATATCGATGGGTTTCCGCCTAATTTTATCGGCCCGAACTACGGGCTTCATTTCGAGTTCGTCATGGGGTTCGGTATACCCGACGATGGAATGTTCCTCGCCGCGAAATACCCCTATCCCGCGATCTTCGGGTTCGACTTCGGGGTGGTGATCGAAATCAGCCTCAACGACCACTTTAACTCGCCGGCGGAGGAGTTTAATTACTGGAGTCTGGGCATCATGTTCGGTATCCCGTTCTTCCTGCTGATCTGATGAAGGGGTAAATGTACTCGCGCGGAACTTCCCGAAAACGGATAATTTTGACGATTACGGCATATTGCGATAATATGCCGCCCCCATTATGGATGAGTGTATGTAAAGAATTGAAACAATCTAAAGATGGAATTCAGCAATATTTGAGGCTATACCTGAATATCGATAAACCCGCCTGAGTTCAGGTTGTTCAGCCCGAATGTCTCGCGAACCTGTCCGCCCTGGTCGACCTTCATAGTCTTCGTATTCCCCTTGGCGACACCTTCCTCGATCTTTCCGCGTAATTCGCTCATTAATCCGTTCTTGACTAGCGAGTTTTGTAAACCCGCCGGCGCGTTAATAGTCATATCAGCCTCCGTACCAATTTTCCTGTCCCTCGGTATTATATTAACGCCATTTCAGGGGATTGTCAAGGGCATTCGGCTATAATATGCGATAACTGAAGTATCCGGGGAAAAACTTGATAAAAACCGCCAGAGTAAATATCCTATTCTTTCGGAGGAAACGGATGAAAAATCTATTCGTTATTTTAGTATTCGCGGTTCTATTGTTCACGGGGTGCGATGAAAGAAAGACTGTCGAAGAGGTCGACCTCTCTGAGATATTCGCGTCATACGGTTACCCCGGCTGTTTCGCGGCGCTCGACCTGAAGAATAACACGTACTATGTTCACAATATGACGCGTACTATGACCGGATTTCTCCCCGCGTCGACATTTAAAATCCTGAACTCGCTCATCATCCTCGAGACGGGGACTCTTCCCGACGAGAACACCCCCGTTCAGTGGGACGGGGTAATGCGCGATTTCCCCGGATGGAACACGAACCTGACCCTGCGGGAGGCGTTCAAGGTATCCGCGGTCTGGGTGTACCAATCAGAGGCGCGCAAGGTCGGCGCGGACGCGATGCTCGATTTCCTCACCCGATGCGATTACGGGAATAAGGATATTTCCGCCGGGGTGGACAAGTTCTGGCTCGAGGGAAATTTCGTGATTTCGCCGATGGAGCAGCTATTCTTCCTCAAGAAGTTTTACCTCGGGAAACTCCCGTTCTCGCATCAGACATTGCAGACCGTAAAATCGATGATGCTGACGGAGGAGGGG from Brevinematales bacterium encodes:
- the blaOXA gene encoding class D beta-lactamase; protein product: MKNLFVILVFAVLLFTGCDERKTVEEVDLSEIFASYGYPGCFAALDLKNNTYYVHNMTRTMTGFLPASTFKILNSLIILETGTLPDENTPVQWDGVMRDFPGWNTNLTLREAFKVSAVWVYQSEARKVGADAMLDFLTRCDYGNKDISAGVDKFWLEGNFVISPMEQLFFLKKFYLGKLPFSHQTLQTVKSMMLTEEGTGYQLYSKTGFAARVTPNIGWWVGFVETPTNTYLFAVNIESHEADAAFSGTRIEIGKQALKQLKMLP